In the Bradyrhizobium guangzhouense genome, one interval contains:
- a CDS encoding DUF6894 family protein, producing MRYYFDIRDSTGLYPDEEGLEFPTQRDAEVEAAETLAGLARDLASLDERQDVAVEVRTDGGSLFQAAFIFSSNRTTQ from the coding sequence ATGCGCTATTATTTCGACATCAGGGACAGCACCGGGCTCTATCCCGACGAGGAAGGGCTGGAGTTCCCAACACAGCGTGACGCTGAAGTGGAAGCAGCCGAGACGCTGGCAGGCCTGGCGCGCGATCTCGCGAGCCTGGATGAGCGGCAAGACGTTGCAGTCGAGGTGCGAACCGATGGCGGGAGCCTGTTTCAGGCGGCCTTCATCTTCAGCAGCAACAGAACGACGCAGTAG
- a CDS encoding chaperone NapD, protein MAHAKLNRRALITGRVLSTDSVVTPPGCEIASILVQARPERLTEVEAEIGALPGCEIHGRDSRGKLVVVTEAPDAGSLGTLLNTIQSLRDVYSAALVFHAIET, encoded by the coding sequence ATGGCCCACGCCAAGCTCAACCGCCGTGCATTGATCACCGGCCGGGTGCTCAGCACCGACAGCGTCGTCACCCCTCCGGGCTGCGAGATCGCCAGCATTCTGGTGCAGGCGCGTCCCGAGCGCCTCACTGAGGTCGAAGCCGAGATCGGCGCGCTTCCCGGCTGCGAGATTCACGGACGCGACAGCAGAGGAAAACTCGTCGTCGTGACCGAAGCGCCCGACGCCGGCAGCCTCGGCACCCTGCTCAACACCATCCAGTCGCTGCGGGACGTCTATTCCGCGGCCCTGGTCTTTCACGCCATCGAAACCTGA
- a CDS encoding transglycosylase SLT domain-containing protein, with the protein MKVWQTGCIAGVIAAVGLYLADGNKPAANVPEVIPEAAANIAAPADLVTPALYAEASARLAAALRAERAELDAVTSASSASLNTGAEIADHPAGPKLASLGEDIVQSLPPARDASDGAPKAASTPDFRYLTYYIWSEVPPAEKPAETVLRAFKDIPLGTPAEEIKRVSDAFGLDSNFMMAVAKIESGFNPTQRTGSYIGLFQLSKYEFGKFGSGQILNPRDNAVAAAYKIITEGVQFGWITHRTPDMSDLYLIHQQGWEGAAEHVSQPSRLAWKSMCATGEGKEKGERWCKRAIWGNALPAFKRTWKSVDNVTSEAFVGMWRGRVAEFYTKYVTTAAAAANQ; encoded by the coding sequence ATGAAGGTCTGGCAGACCGGCTGCATCGCGGGTGTTATCGCAGCCGTGGGGCTCTATCTGGCCGACGGTAACAAGCCGGCCGCGAACGTGCCGGAGGTCATACCCGAAGCGGCAGCAAACATCGCGGCCCCTGCGGACCTGGTGACGCCGGCCTTGTACGCGGAGGCATCCGCCAGGCTTGCAGCAGCGCTTCGGGCAGAACGAGCGGAGCTCGACGCGGTGACGTCAGCAAGTTCCGCGTCGTTGAACACCGGAGCCGAAATCGCCGATCATCCTGCGGGGCCGAAATTGGCGTCGCTGGGAGAGGATATCGTGCAATCGCTGCCGCCCGCGCGCGATGCGTCCGACGGTGCTCCCAAAGCGGCGTCGACCCCGGATTTCCGCTATCTGACCTATTACATCTGGTCCGAAGTGCCGCCCGCCGAGAAGCCGGCAGAGACCGTCTTGCGTGCGTTCAAGGACATCCCGCTCGGAACGCCGGCCGAGGAGATCAAGCGCGTTTCCGACGCGTTTGGTCTCGATTCCAACTTCATGATGGCGGTTGCCAAGATCGAATCCGGTTTCAATCCCACTCAACGCACCGGGTCGTATATCGGCCTGTTTCAGCTGAGCAAATATGAGTTCGGCAAGTTCGGCTCCGGGCAGATTCTCAATCCGCGGGACAACGCCGTTGCGGCCGCCTACAAGATCATTACCGAAGGAGTCCAGTTCGGGTGGATCACGCACCGGACGCCCGACATGAGCGATCTCTACCTGATCCATCAGCAGGGCTGGGAAGGCGCCGCCGAGCATGTCAGCCAGCCCTCACGCCTCGCCTGGAAGTCGATGTGCGCCACCGGCGAAGGCAAGGAGAAGGGCGAGAGGTGGTGCAAACGCGCGATCTGGGGCAACGCACTGCCGGCATTCAAGCGCACCTGGAAATCCGTGGACAACGTGACGTCAGAGGCGTTCGTCGGCATGTGGCGCGGCCGGGTCGCCGAATTCTATACGAAATATGTCACGACCGCCGCCGCGGCGGCAAACCAGTAA
- the napE gene encoding periplasmic nitrate reductase, NapE protein — protein sequence MSAADDTTSRVRRKRMEIFAFLFLTAIVMPVLAVGTVGSYGLGVWIYQMFAGPPGPPSSPH from the coding sequence ATGTCGGCCGCTGACGACACGACCTCGCGCGTGCGCCGTAAGCGCATGGAGATCTTCGCGTTCCTGTTCCTGACCGCGATCGTGATGCCCGTCCTCGCGGTCGGAACGGTCGGCTCTTACGGCCTCGGCGTCTGGATCTATCAGATGTTCGCCGGCCCGCCGGGGCCACCAAGCTCGCCGCATTGA
- a CDS encoding LysR family transcriptional regulator, giving the protein MHLSSWYRCNGCIEMDLRQLRTFVVVAEAGGFAAAQQHLHLSQPAASRQIQALEAELGIPLFDRVGRGIKLTSEGEDLLRRGRRLLQDAESFGERARALRTGKAGALRVGCSTQHIETVLANFLPTFRRKHPSVVIELIEDGGARVPDRLQRGDVHLAIIPAADDGYHRRLLAPVHMLAAVSPRHSLASRRKLEIAELADESLLLLRRDFASRGWFDAACNVAHIRPRVILESAAPHTLLALAKGGNDVAIVPSNVQIPSTGVRAFPLIHRGASIGRWTAVAWDPQRFLAPYAESFIEALVAYCGRHYPGRQFAKRVSPLPKPEQTKV; this is encoded by the coding sequence ATGCATTTATCATCGTGGTATCGATGCAATGGATGCATTGAAATGGACCTTCGACAACTGCGCACATTCGTCGTCGTTGCCGAGGCAGGCGGCTTTGCCGCCGCGCAACAACATTTGCATCTGAGCCAGCCGGCCGCCTCGCGGCAAATCCAGGCGCTGGAGGCGGAACTCGGGATTCCCTTGTTCGATCGCGTCGGCCGCGGGATCAAGCTGACGTCGGAGGGCGAAGATCTGCTACGGCGCGGTCGCCGTCTCCTGCAGGACGCCGAATCGTTCGGCGAGCGTGCGCGCGCGCTGCGAACGGGCAAGGCCGGCGCGCTGCGGGTCGGCTGCAGCACCCAACATATAGAGACGGTGCTGGCCAATTTCCTCCCCACGTTCAGACGCAAGCACCCCTCCGTCGTCATCGAGTTGATCGAGGACGGCGGTGCTCGCGTTCCGGATCGGCTGCAGCGCGGCGACGTTCACCTCGCGATCATTCCGGCCGCCGACGACGGCTATCACCGCCGATTGCTGGCCCCCGTTCACATGCTTGCTGCGGTTTCGCCGCGGCATAGCCTGGCAAGCAGGCGGAAGCTGGAGATTGCCGAACTCGCCGATGAGTCGTTGCTGCTCTTGCGGCGGGACTTCGCATCTCGCGGCTGGTTCGATGCCGCCTGCAACGTCGCACATATCCGGCCGCGCGTGATCCTCGAAAGTGCCGCGCCTCACACGCTGCTCGCCCTGGCGAAAGGCGGGAACGATGTCGCCATCGTGCCGTCGAATGTCCAGATCCCGTCCACCGGCGTGCGGGCCTTTCCGCTCATTCACAGGGGCGCCTCGATCGGGCGATGGACCGCGGTGGCTTGGGATCCGCAGCGCTTTCTGGCTCCCTATGCCGAGTCCTTTATCGAAGCGCTCGTCGCCTATTGCGGCCGACACTATCCGGGACGCCAGTTTGCCAAGCGCGTCTCCCCATTACCCAAGCCGGAACAAACGAAGGTGTAG
- a CDS encoding AraC family transcriptional regulator yields MGLTAIDLGLRGAASGVFLLIILAALLRRATSQQALLGMAMSAGGVFYAIATAPFFPKSSWWWVLPIMSAQPALFWLWARSAFDDDFVLRRWHGALWLGIVAFGFALTLGWAYSPALAGAGGRGLALLNLALALAAAVQTVKTWRADLVARRRRLRLAMLAINVGLIVVFAGAGFAAIPVAVPGAPGSLPTALVLFVVAMMAGVGTLATPPAVPVDDVTAAIASGEAGGADRAPSARVVVDPLLLRRLDHLMSVERTYRQEGLAIGALAARLGVPEHRLRQAINEGLGYRNFNAYLNHYRIADARLALSDVTQREVPVLTIAMDAGFQSIGPFNRAFKAETGVTPTEFRREALSRPVMADIGEPQREIG; encoded by the coding sequence ATGGGGCTGACGGCCATCGATCTCGGGCTTCGCGGCGCAGCCAGCGGCGTGTTCCTGTTGATCATTCTCGCGGCGCTGTTGCGTCGGGCCACCAGCCAGCAGGCCTTGCTGGGCATGGCCATGTCCGCCGGAGGCGTGTTCTACGCCATCGCGACTGCCCCGTTCTTTCCCAAATCGTCATGGTGGTGGGTGTTGCCGATCATGTCGGCACAGCCGGCCTTGTTCTGGCTGTGGGCACGTTCGGCGTTTGACGACGATTTCGTGCTGAGGCGATGGCACGGCGCCCTGTGGCTGGGCATCGTGGCTTTCGGCTTCGCGCTGACGCTGGGTTGGGCTTACTCGCCCGCTTTGGCCGGAGCCGGCGGTCGAGGCCTGGCATTGCTCAATCTGGCGTTGGCGCTCGCGGCCGCGGTGCAGACGGTCAAGACCTGGCGTGCCGATCTGGTGGCGCGGCGCCGCCGGCTGCGGCTGGCGATGCTGGCGATCAATGTCGGGCTCATCGTCGTCTTCGCCGGTGCCGGCTTCGCCGCCATTCCTGTCGCCGTTCCCGGCGCGCCCGGCAGCCTTCCGACCGCGCTCGTCCTGTTCGTGGTGGCCATGATGGCCGGGGTGGGGACTCTCGCCACCCCGCCGGCCGTGCCCGTCGACGACGTCACGGCGGCGATCGCATCCGGCGAGGCCGGCGGAGCCGACCGCGCTCCGTCGGCTCGGGTCGTGGTTGACCCGCTCCTGTTGCGGCGCCTCGACCATCTGATGAGCGTGGAGCGAACCTATCGGCAGGAGGGTCTCGCGATCGGCGCGCTGGCGGCCCGGTTAGGGGTTCCCGAGCATCGGTTGCGCCAGGCCATCAACGAGGGGCTGGGCTATCGGAACTTCAACGCGTATCTCAACCATTATCGCATCGCGGACGCCAGGCTGGCGCTGTCCGACGTCACGCAACGGGAGGTCCCGGTGCTGACCATCGCCATGGATGCGGGCTTCCAGTCGATCGGACCTTTCAACCGCGCCTTCAAGGCGGAGACCGGCGTCACTCCGACCGAATTCCGGCGCGAGGCGCTGAGCCGTCCGGTCATGGCTGACATCGGCGAGCCGCAGCGAGAAATCGGCTAG
- the napA gene encoding nitrate reductase catalytic subunit NapA, giving the protein MTSPKLDRRQVLKLEAAAIAAAAAGMPAPALAANLVAERDASELKWDKAACRFCGTGCSVMVATKDNRVVATHGDIKAEVNRGLNCVKGYFLSKIMYGHDRLTQPMLRKTDGKYDKNGEFTPVTWTEAFDIMEAKWKDTLKKRGPNGLAMFGSGQWTIWEGYAASKLYKAGFRTNNIDPNARHCMASAVAGMMRTFGIDEPSGCYDDIEATDAFVLWGSNMAEMHPILWTRVADRRLSAPHVRVVVLSTFEHRSFDLADIGMVFKPQTDLYLLNAIANHIIKTGRVNKEFVAAHTTFRRGQTDIGYGLRPEHPLQKKATGAAKANDSTDMTYDEYVKFVSEYTLEKAAQMSGVPLNRLEALAELYADPKTKVVSFWTMGFNQHTRGVWCNNLVYNIHLLTGKISAPGNSPFSLTGQPSACGTAREVGTFSHRLPADMVVTNKEHRDKAEHLWLLPEGTIPDKNGAHAVLQSRMLKDGLINAYWVQVNNNLQAGPNANEETYPGFRNPDNFIVVSDAYPSVTALAADLILPTAMWVEKEGAYGNAERRTQFWHQLVQAPGEAKSDLWQLMEFSKRFKIEEVWPEELIAKKPEVRGKTLFDVLYKNGQVDKFPVTDIEQGYLNDESKAFGFYVHKGLFEEYASFGRGHGHDLAPFDSYHRERGLRWPVVNGQETKWRFREGSDPYVKQGTDVQFYGYPDGKARIFALPYEPPAESPDNDYPFWLSTGRVLEHWHSGTMTRRVPELYKAFPEAVCFMHPDDAQDMKLRRGDEVRVVSRRGFIRARVETRGRDRPPRGLVFVPWFDESKLINKVTLDATDPISLQTDYKKCAVRIERVTQS; this is encoded by the coding sequence ATGACATCGCCAAAGCTCGACCGCCGCCAAGTGCTGAAGCTGGAGGCCGCCGCCATCGCGGCCGCCGCCGCAGGCATGCCGGCCCCTGCGCTCGCCGCCAATCTCGTCGCCGAGCGCGATGCGTCCGAACTGAAATGGGACAAGGCCGCCTGCCGCTTCTGCGGCACCGGCTGCTCGGTGATGGTCGCGACCAAGGACAACCGCGTCGTCGCCACCCACGGCGACATCAAGGCCGAGGTCAATCGCGGCCTCAACTGCGTCAAGGGCTATTTCCTCTCCAAGATCATGTACGGCCACGACCGGCTGACGCAGCCGATGCTGCGCAAGACCGATGGCAAGTACGACAAGAACGGCGAGTTCACGCCTGTTACCTGGACCGAAGCTTTCGACATCATGGAAGCGAAGTGGAAGGACACGCTCAAGAAGCGCGGGCCGAACGGTCTGGCCATGTTCGGCTCCGGCCAGTGGACGATCTGGGAAGGTTACGCCGCCTCGAAGCTCTACAAGGCCGGCTTCCGCACCAACAACATCGACCCCAACGCGCGCCACTGCATGGCCTCCGCCGTCGCCGGCATGATGCGCACCTTCGGCATCGACGAGCCGTCCGGCTGCTATGACGACATCGAGGCTACCGATGCCTTCGTGCTGTGGGGCTCCAACATGGCGGAGATGCACCCCATCCTGTGGACGCGCGTCGCCGACCGGCGGCTGTCTGCGCCGCATGTCCGTGTCGTCGTGCTCTCCACCTTCGAGCACCGCTCGTTTGACCTTGCCGACATCGGCATGGTGTTCAAGCCGCAGACCGACCTCTATCTGCTCAACGCCATCGCCAACCACATCATCAAGACCGGCCGCGTCAACAAGGAATTTGTCGCCGCGCATACAACGTTCCGGCGCGGGCAGACCGACATCGGCTATGGGCTGCGGCCGGAACATCCACTGCAGAAGAAGGCGACCGGCGCGGCCAAGGCCAACGACTCCACCGACATGACTTACGACGAATACGTCAAGTTCGTCTCTGAGTACACGCTGGAGAAGGCGGCGCAAATGTCCGGCGTGCCGCTGAACCGGCTGGAGGCGCTCGCCGAGCTCTACGCCGATCCGAAGACGAAAGTGGTCTCGTTCTGGACCATGGGCTTCAACCAGCACACCCGCGGCGTCTGGTGCAACAACCTCGTCTACAACATCCACCTTTTGACCGGAAAAATCTCTGCGCCCGGCAACAGCCCGTTCTCGCTGACGGGCCAGCCTTCGGCCTGCGGCACCGCGCGCGAGGTCGGCACCTTCTCGCACCGCCTGCCCGCCGACATGGTGGTGACCAACAAGGAGCATCGCGACAAGGCGGAGCATCTCTGGCTGCTGCCCGAAGGCACCATTCCCGACAAGAACGGCGCGCACGCCGTGCTGCAAAGCCGGATGCTGAAGGACGGCCTCATCAACGCCTATTGGGTGCAGGTCAACAACAATCTGCAAGCCGGCCCGAACGCCAACGAAGAAACTTATCCCGGCTTCCGCAACCCCGATAATTTCATCGTGGTCTCGGACGCCTATCCGAGCGTCACCGCGCTCGCAGCCGATCTGATCCTGCCGACCGCGATGTGGGTGGAGAAGGAAGGCGCCTACGGCAACGCCGAGCGGCGCACGCAGTTCTGGCACCAGCTCGTCCAGGCGCCGGGCGAAGCCAAATCCGATCTGTGGCAACTCATGGAGTTTTCAAAGCGCTTCAAGATCGAGGAGGTCTGGCCCGAGGAGCTGATCGCCAAGAAGCCGGAGGTTCGCGGCAAGACGCTGTTCGACGTGCTCTACAAGAACGGCCAGGTCGACAAATTCCCCGTGACCGACATCGAGCAGGGCTACCTCAACGACGAGTCCAAGGCGTTCGGCTTCTACGTGCACAAGGGCCTGTTCGAGGAATATGCCTCGTTCGGCCGCGGCCACGGCCATGACCTCGCGCCGTTCGACAGCTATCACCGCGAGCGCGGCCTGCGCTGGCCCGTCGTCAACGGCCAGGAAACGAAATGGCGCTTCCGCGAGGGCAGCGACCCCTACGTCAAGCAGGGCACCGACGTGCAGTTCTACGGCTACCCCGACGGCAAGGCGCGCATCTTCGCACTGCCTTACGAGCCGCCTGCGGAATCGCCCGACAATGACTATCCGTTCTGGCTCTCGACCGGCCGCGTGCTGGAGCACTGGCACTCCGGCACCATGACGCGCCGCGTGCCCGAGCTCTACAAGGCTTTTCCGGAAGCCGTCTGCTTCATGCACCCGGATGACGCGCAGGACATGAAGCTGCGCCGTGGCGACGAAGTGAGGGTCGTCTCACGCCGCGGCTTCATCCGCGCCCGTGTCGAGACGCGCGGCCGCGACCGGCCGCCGCGCGGCCTCGTGTTCGTGCCGTGGTTCGACGAATCCAAGCTGATCAACAAGGTGACGCTGGACGCCACCGATCCGATCTCGCTGCAAACCGACTACAAGAAATGCGCCGTGCGCATCGAGCGGGTGACCCAGTCATGA
- the rpsU gene encoding 30S ribosomal protein S21, whose translation MQVLVRDNNVDQALRVLKKKMQREGVFREMKQRRAYEKPSERKAREKSEAVRRARKLARKQAIREGLLPAPPKKKLPERKPPLPQVSGSAS comes from the coding sequence ATGCAGGTTCTTGTCCGCGACAACAATGTCGACCAGGCGCTTCGTGTCCTGAAGAAGAAGATGCAGCGGGAAGGCGTTTTCCGCGAAATGAAGCAGCGGCGCGCCTATGAGAAGCCTTCCGAGAGAAAGGCGCGCGAGAAGTCCGAAGCCGTCAGGCGGGCCCGCAAGCTCGCCCGCAAGCAGGCGATCAGGGAAGGCTTGTTGCCGGCGCCTCCGAAGAAGAAGCTTCCCGAACGCAAGCCACCCCTTCCTCAGGTTTCGGGGTCCGCGAGCTAG
- a CDS encoding cold-shock protein has protein sequence MTTGTVKWFNGQKGFGFIQPDDGGNDVFVHISAVERAGLAGLAEGQKVNFEAKTDKMRGKVSAENLSLA, from the coding sequence ATGACGACAGGTACCGTGAAGTGGTTTAACGGCCAAAAGGGTTTTGGATTCATCCAGCCGGACGATGGCGGCAACGATGTGTTCGTTCACATCAGCGCGGTCGAACGCGCCGGCCTTGCGGGTCTCGCCGAGGGCCAGAAGGTGAATTTCGAAGCCAAGACCGACAAGATGCGGGGCAAGGTCAGCGCAGAGAACCTCTCGCTGGCATGA
- a CDS encoding LLM class flavin-dependent oxidoreductase, which translates to MKFGIFYELQLPRPWVAGDELALYQNALSQMELADRLGYDHAWVVEHHFLEEYSHSPSPESFLAAASQRTKNIRLGHGILQLTTNHPARVAERVAVLDLLSNGRCEFGMGESASITELTPFGRDMETKKEVFEEAVQAIFPMFKDAGSEHHGKYFDIPLRNVVPKPVQKPHPPLWMACSQLPTIERAGRHGFGALGFQFVSADAAHAWVHAYYNAMTKRLHKLADYQINPNMALVSFFMCARTDEEARARADGATFFQFALRFYGASQNRQRPAPYTVNMWDEYVKWKRDNPEAQEAALRGGLIGSPETIRRKLKRFQSSHIDQVILLNQAGKNSHEHICESLELFGREVMPEFQNDPAQAEWKRGVMSGEIKLEEIDTEAFTDRYGKLAINVAPAKAAAG; encoded by the coding sequence ATGAAGTTCGGCATCTTCTATGAGCTGCAACTGCCGCGACCCTGGGTGGCCGGCGACGAGCTCGCCCTCTATCAAAACGCACTCTCGCAGATGGAGCTCGCCGACCGTCTCGGCTACGATCACGCCTGGGTGGTCGAGCATCACTTCCTCGAGGAATATTCGCACTCGCCTTCACCTGAGTCGTTCCTCGCCGCCGCGAGCCAGCGCACGAAAAACATCCGGCTCGGCCACGGCATCCTTCAGCTCACGACCAACCATCCTGCCCGTGTCGCCGAGCGTGTCGCGGTCCTGGACCTGCTCTCCAATGGCCGCTGCGAATTCGGCATGGGCGAGAGCGCCTCGATCACCGAGCTGACGCCGTTCGGCCGCGACATGGAGACCAAGAAGGAAGTTTTCGAAGAAGCCGTGCAGGCGATCTTTCCGATGTTCAAGGACGCGGGCAGCGAGCATCACGGCAAGTATTTCGACATCCCGTTGCGCAATGTGGTGCCGAAGCCGGTGCAAAAACCGCATCCGCCGTTGTGGATGGCCTGCTCGCAGCTGCCGACCATCGAGCGCGCCGGCCGCCACGGCTTTGGCGCGCTCGGCTTCCAGTTCGTCAGTGCGGATGCCGCGCATGCCTGGGTGCACGCCTACTACAACGCCATGACCAAGCGGCTGCACAAGCTCGCCGACTACCAGATCAACCCGAACATGGCGCTGGTGTCGTTCTTCATGTGTGCCAGGACGGACGAGGAGGCGCGTGCGCGCGCCGACGGCGCCACCTTCTTCCAGTTTGCTCTGCGCTTCTACGGCGCCTCGCAGAACCGCCAGCGGCCGGCGCCCTACACGGTCAACATGTGGGACGAATACGTTAAGTGGAAGCGCGACAATCCGGAGGCGCAGGAGGCCGCGCTGCGCGGCGGCCTGATCGGCTCGCCAGAGACGATTCGCAGGAAGCTGAAGCGCTTCCAGTCCTCGCATATCGACCAGGTCATCCTGCTCAATCAGGCGGGCAAGAACAGCCACGAGCACATCTGCGAATCGCTCGAGCTGTTCGGCCGCGAGGTGATGCCGGAATTTCAGAACGATCCCGCTCAGGCCGAATGGAAACGAGGCGTGATGAGCGGCGAGATCAAGCTGGAAGAGATCGACACCGAGGCCTTCACGGACCGCTATGGCAAGCTCGCCATCAATGTCGCGCCGGCGAAGGCGGCGGCGGGGTAG
- a CDS encoding transcriptional regulator: MSARKSVVPSPEAIARSHRQRLAAEEGARAIADVERQGVEVRKNMARLRELREAKEAADAVIAETLPAPAPKKRARKWPK, from the coding sequence ATGAGCGCAAGGAAATCGGTTGTACCGTCGCCCGAAGCAATTGCGCGCTCGCATCGTCAGCGTCTGGCCGCCGAAGAGGGCGCGCGGGCGATCGCGGACGTCGAACGGCAGGGTGTCGAGGTTCGCAAGAACATGGCGCGATTGCGCGAGCTGCGCGAGGCCAAGGAAGCCGCTGACGCCGTCATTGCAGAAACGTTGCCCGCGCCGGCACCCAAGAAGCGCGCAAGGAAATGGCCCAAATAG
- a CDS encoding c-type cytochrome, with product MALFKKLSSCALVLLAIVVFFTSDGLSAADSGRSGAGASDQPPAWAFVWDPSVQVPAPGETPVALPGSNASFSWKQARDLFAALDWHPEAHPAMPDVVANGRKPDVRACGSCHRVEGTGGPENASLAGLPVAYFVQQIADFRSGARRMSGAERPSTQAMLASAKGLTDDDIRAAAEYFAKLARKPVIKVVESDTIPKTGPSRLFYVKSPAGGTETLGQRIVEMPDDVDRFELRDSRATFTAYVPVGSVARGEALVKTGGSGATNACGLCHGSELKGFGDVPAIAGRSPTYIVRQLWEFQHGNRSGGAGALMQQTAERLSQKDMIDIAAYVSSLDP from the coding sequence TTGGCCTTGTTCAAGAAGCTTTCGTCCTGTGCTTTGGTCCTGCTCGCGATCGTGGTCTTCTTCACGAGTGATGGTCTCTCGGCGGCCGATTCCGGACGGTCCGGCGCCGGAGCGTCAGACCAGCCCCCGGCATGGGCCTTCGTGTGGGATCCGAGCGTCCAGGTGCCGGCGCCCGGCGAGACGCCGGTTGCCCTTCCAGGCAGCAATGCCAGCTTTAGCTGGAAGCAGGCGCGCGATCTCTTCGCCGCGCTCGACTGGCATCCGGAAGCCCACCCAGCGATGCCGGACGTTGTTGCGAACGGGCGCAAGCCCGACGTTCGCGCTTGCGGATCATGCCATCGCGTCGAGGGCACCGGTGGGCCCGAGAACGCGAGTCTCGCCGGTTTGCCGGTCGCCTATTTCGTCCAGCAGATCGCCGACTTCAGGAGTGGAGCAAGGCGGATGTCCGGTGCGGAGCGGCCTTCCACGCAGGCCATGTTGGCATCGGCCAAAGGTCTGACGGATGACGACATCAGGGCTGCGGCAGAGTATTTCGCGAAGCTGGCGCGCAAGCCAGTCATCAAGGTCGTCGAAAGCGACACGATCCCGAAAACCGGACCCTCGCGCTTGTTCTACGTGAAGAGTCCCGCAGGAGGGACGGAGACGCTCGGCCAGCGCATCGTGGAGATGCCTGACGATGTCGATCGCTTTGAGCTTCGCGATTCACGAGCGACATTCACCGCCTATGTCCCGGTTGGGAGCGTGGCAAGGGGAGAAGCCCTGGTGAAGACCGGTGGATCGGGCGCGACCAACGCCTGTGGTCTCTGTCATGGATCGGAGTTGAAAGGCTTCGGCGATGTTCCAGCGATCGCCGGGAGATCTCCGACCTATATCGTGCGCCAGCTCTGGGAATTTCAGCACGGTAATCGATCGGGAGGCGCAGGCGCACTGATGCAGCAGACCGCCGAGAGGCTGTCGCAGAAGGACATGATCGACATCGCGGCCTATGTGAGCTCGCTCGATCCGTAA